A single Camelus bactrianus isolate YW-2024 breed Bactrian camel chromosome 1, ASM4877302v1, whole genome shotgun sequence DNA region contains:
- the IQCJ gene encoding IQ domain-containing protein J: protein MKPFSYKQEMGAWKGFGIQEELKRLQNPLKQVNDGKYLLENHPLATDVENNIEKYHLNLQPLESKVKIIQRAWREYLQRQEPLEKRSPSPPSVTSDKLSSSVSMNTFSDSSTPFAETSLMKIHSYIFCWSQPRERKLTLLHLDEPARCTGFMYILKEPQIEDLLLPLCEVDLKFVEGIRKTPGLPWLSLSQRDELSLIISECIWNFRVKSFQSMSNVLNMVSP, encoded by the exons gAAGAACTGAAAAGATTGCAGAATCCTTTAAAACAAGTTAATGATGGAAAATATTTACTtgaaaa TCACCCGCTGGCCACGGATGTGGAgaataatattgaaaaatatcATCTCAATCTACAGCCCTTGGAATCAAAGGTGAAAAT CATCCAGCGAGCATGGCGCGAGTACCTGCAGCGACAGGAGCCCCTGGAGAAGAGGAGCCCGTCCCCGCCCTCCGTGACCTCAGACAAGCTGAGCAGCTCCGTCAGCATGAACACCTTCTCAGACAGCAGCACACC GTTCGCTGAGACTTCTTTGATGAAGATCCATTCTTACATCTTTTGTTGGTCGCAGCCCCGTGAAAGGAAACTGACTCTACTCCACCTTGACGAGCCTGCCAGATGCACTGGGTTCATGTATATTCTCAAGGAACCCCAGATAGAAGACTTGCTTTTACCCCTCTGTGAAGTAGACCTCAAGTTTGTGGAGGGGATAAGGAAGACCCCTGGTCTCCCTTGGCTAAGCCTGTCACAAAGAGATGAGCTTTCTCTAATAATCAGTGAGTGCATTTGGAACTTCAGGGTTAAAAGCTTTCAGTCCATGTCAAATGTTCTCAATATGGTGTCTCCCTAG